In the Kribbella sp. NBC_00482 genome, one interval contains:
- the larC gene encoding nickel pincer cofactor biosynthesis protein LarC has product MRVAWIDCSAGASGDMLLGAFLSAGADLNAVNAAVAAVDPSLSVRVTQTARHQIAATKATVEVNGEPHPENIPDAGHGHGDGDGDAAGHGHGHHDAGHGHGHGGGGHGPTRAWAEVRRLLEEARLDDAVRARALDTFGRLARAEAAAHGVEPDTVHFHEVGALDAIADIVGVAAASVSLDLDRIVVSTIVLGGGGQVRGQHGGIPIPGPAVLHLVSEAEAPVTGGPAPYEMTTPTGAALLATLADEFGPLPPMRIEQTGVGAGGRDPVEVPNILRVVIGASADELATELVYETNVDDLDPRIWPQVLARLMEAGAADAWLTPILMKKGRPAHTLSVLVGGANAETVRAVILSETSAIGLREFGIRKHAADREFATVDVDGQSVHVKIARYGGQVINVQPEYDDVAAAANVLKKPVKTVLAKAIAAGHDLWS; this is encoded by the coding sequence ATGAGAGTCGCTTGGATCGACTGCTCTGCCGGTGCCTCTGGTGACATGCTCTTGGGCGCGTTCCTCTCGGCGGGTGCTGACCTGAACGCGGTGAATGCGGCGGTCGCTGCCGTGGACCCGTCGTTGTCCGTCCGCGTCACGCAGACCGCCCGCCACCAGATCGCCGCCACCAAGGCCACGGTCGAGGTCAACGGCGAACCCCACCCGGAGAACATCCCGGACGCCGGCCACGGACACGGGGATGGGGACGGGGACGCTGCGGGCCACGGGCATGGGCATCACGATGCCGGGCACGGGCATGGGCACGGCGGGGGTGGGCATGGGCCTACTCGGGCGTGGGCTGAGGTTCGGCGGTTGCTGGAGGAGGCTCGGCTGGACGATGCGGTTCGGGCTCGTGCGTTGGACACCTTCGGGCGACTGGCTCGCGCGGAGGCGGCTGCTCACGGCGTGGAGCCGGACACCGTGCACTTCCACGAAGTCGGCGCACTGGACGCGATCGCGGACATCGTCGGAGTAGCCGCCGCGTCGGTCTCGCTCGATCTCGATCGCATCGTGGTCTCGACGATCGTGCTGGGCGGCGGGGGGCAGGTGCGCGGTCAGCACGGCGGCATCCCGATCCCGGGTCCCGCGGTCCTTCATCTGGTGTCCGAGGCCGAAGCACCGGTCACCGGCGGCCCGGCGCCGTACGAGATGACGACACCGACCGGCGCGGCCCTGCTGGCGACCCTGGCGGACGAGTTCGGCCCGCTGCCGCCGATGCGGATCGAGCAGACCGGTGTCGGAGCGGGCGGCCGGGACCCCGTGGAGGTGCCGAACATCCTGCGCGTGGTGATCGGTGCGTCAGCCGACGAATTGGCCACCGAGCTCGTGTACGAGACCAACGTCGACGACCTCGACCCGCGGATCTGGCCGCAGGTCCTGGCCCGGCTGATGGAGGCCGGCGCCGCCGACGCGTGGCTGACCCCGATCCTGATGAAGAAGGGCCGTCCGGCGCACACGCTGTCGGTCCTGGTCGGCGGCGCGAACGCCGAGACGGTCCGGGCGGTGATCCTGTCCGAGACCTCGGCGATCGGACTGCGCGAGTTCGGGATCCGCAAGCACGCCGCGGACCGCGAGTTCGCCACCGTCGACGTCGACGGCCAGTCGGTCCACGTGAAGATCGCCCGGTACGGCGGTCAGGTGATCAACGTGCAGCCGGAGTACGACGACGTGGCCGCAGCCGCGAACGTCCTGAAGAAGCCGGTGAAAACGGTCCTCGCCAAGGCGATCGCAGCGGGCCACGACCTCTGGAGTTAA
- the larB gene encoding nickel pincer cofactor biosynthesis protein LarB yields the protein MTHLPDQGPQPGVHDLGYARLDTDRLERTGDAEVVYGAGKTPSQVVELLRTLHATHPGHAVLATRLTDEAQAAVTAALPDAVVDPVGRTAVLGEPPARRGTVAVVAAGTSDAPVAAEAATTARVFGAGVDVITDVGVAGLHRILGERERLDAADCLIVVAGMEGALPSVVGGLVGVPLVAVPTSVGYGASFGGLAALLGMLNSCAPGVTVVNIDNGFGAGVFAARVARQSAPRETKDA from the coding sequence GTGACACATTTGCCTGATCAGGGCCCACAACCGGGCGTCCACGACCTCGGCTACGCGCGACTCGACACCGACCGGCTCGAGCGCACCGGGGACGCCGAAGTCGTCTACGGCGCGGGCAAGACACCGTCTCAGGTCGTGGAACTGCTGCGGACCCTCCACGCCACGCACCCCGGTCACGCCGTACTGGCGACCCGGTTGACGGACGAGGCGCAGGCGGCGGTGACCGCCGCGCTGCCGGACGCCGTGGTGGACCCGGTCGGCCGTACGGCGGTGCTCGGCGAACCGCCGGCTCGGCGCGGGACTGTCGCTGTCGTGGCCGCTGGTACGTCGGATGCTCCGGTAGCTGCTGAGGCGGCGACGACGGCTCGGGTGTTCGGGGCCGGGGTGGATGTCATCACGGACGTGGGTGTCGCCGGGCTGCACCGGATCCTCGGGGAGCGGGAGCGGCTCGACGCGGCGGACTGCCTGATCGTGGTTGCCGGGATGGAGGGCGCGCTGCCGAGCGTTGTCGGCGGGCTGGTCGGGGTGCCACTGGTGGCGGTGCCTACGTCGGTCGGGTACGGCGCCTCGTTCGGTGGACTGGCCGCGCTGCTCGGGATGCTGAACTCGTGCGCGCCTGGGGTGACGGTTGTGAACATCGACAACGGGTTCGGGGCCGGGGTGTTCGCGGCACGTGTGGCGCGGCAGTCGGCTCCTCGCGAGACGAAGGACGCGTGA
- a CDS encoding DUF4446 family protein: MSSTLAGAFGVAALFVAVLALVFAIQALRARTVSSDQVSPTALPEPEPQPAQPEAKPGTVKSELRRLGKDLEVTRGELKETLQHLAVVRYDAFGETGGKLSWSMAILDDNGDGVILTSINSRADARTYAKEIKSFTSESKLSPEEEEALENLRKESEQP, translated from the coding sequence GTGTCTTCGACGTTAGCCGGTGCCTTCGGGGTCGCCGCCCTCTTCGTGGCGGTGCTTGCCCTGGTGTTCGCGATCCAGGCCCTCCGGGCCCGGACGGTCTCGTCGGACCAGGTCTCACCCACCGCACTCCCTGAGCCGGAACCCCAACCGGCCCAGCCGGAAGCCAAACCCGGCACCGTGAAGTCGGAGCTGCGCAGGCTCGGCAAGGACCTCGAGGTCACCCGCGGCGAACTCAAGGAAACCCTGCAGCACCTGGCCGTCGTCCGGTACGACGCCTTCGGCGAAACCGGCGGCAAGCTGTCCTGGTCGATGGCGATCCTCGACGACAACGGCGACGGCGTCATCCTCACCTCGATCAACAGCCGCGCCGACGCCCGCACCTACGCCAAAGAAATCAAGTCCTTCACCAGCGAATCCAAACTCTCCCCCGAAGAGGAAGAGGCCCTGGAAAACCTCCGCAAGGAGTCCGAACAGCCCTAG
- a CDS encoding diacylglycerol kinase family protein — MNHHPPSPVGRVLTVVLGALPFTVITVLVFGHWPPLARWDQSVAARAASYGAAHETVVDFWQVVGAVVLPWTSRAVILVVAAYLWHRRARLLTVWLITSAGAELGLVQAVKAIFERERPALMLVENDGFSYVSSHATAAFVMAGALGVVLPSVRGWRRRFRLLVLLPVIAVVWIASADRIALNVHYVSDVLGGWALGLAILTATSIGFGLRPGLRRRRRRTPSDGDGTTAPPRAAVIVNPIKVGDGVAFRRKVTRALAVRGYDDPLWLETRVDDAGNAMAKLAIENESDLVLVAGGDGTVRVVCSALAHTGIPVGVIPAGTGNLLARNLHIPLDLDDALERILDGRDRRIDLVRVHGDGLDTDRFAVMAGLGLDAAIMSDAPPHLKKQIGWTAYLVSAAKNINHPSVRVQITIDDAETIERRVRTVVIGNVGMLQANIPLLPDARPDDGLLDVVVIAPRRVTQWPIVVWRLLTRTNRADMYLERFTGRKVEIVAAVDVQRQLDGDPIGPGRSLSTEIEPGALTARVPKRR, encoded by the coding sequence ATGAACCACCACCCACCCAGTCCGGTCGGCCGTGTGCTCACGGTCGTGCTGGGTGCGTTGCCGTTCACGGTGATCACGGTGCTCGTGTTCGGGCATTGGCCGCCGCTGGCCCGCTGGGACCAGTCGGTCGCCGCTCGCGCTGCGTCGTACGGCGCTGCGCACGAGACTGTCGTGGACTTCTGGCAGGTGGTCGGGGCGGTCGTGCTGCCGTGGACGTCGCGGGCGGTGATTCTGGTCGTCGCGGCGTACCTGTGGCATCGCCGGGCCCGGTTGCTGACCGTCTGGCTGATCACGTCCGCCGGCGCCGAGCTGGGCCTGGTGCAGGCGGTCAAGGCGATCTTCGAGCGGGAGCGGCCGGCTCTGATGCTGGTCGAGAACGACGGCTTCTCGTACGTGTCCAGTCACGCGACGGCCGCGTTCGTGATGGCCGGCGCGCTCGGGGTCGTGCTGCCGTCGGTGCGGGGCTGGCGGCGGCGGTTCCGGCTGCTGGTGCTGCTGCCGGTGATCGCGGTGGTGTGGATCGCGTCGGCCGACCGGATCGCGCTGAACGTCCACTACGTGTCCGACGTACTCGGCGGTTGGGCGCTCGGGCTGGCGATCCTGACCGCGACGTCGATCGGGTTCGGCCTCCGGCCGGGGCTGCGGCGGCGCAGGCGGCGTACCCCGTCGGACGGCGACGGTACGACGGCTCCGCCCCGGGCTGCCGTCATCGTGAACCCGATCAAGGTCGGCGACGGCGTGGCGTTCCGGCGGAAGGTGACGCGGGCACTCGCGGTCCGCGGGTACGACGATCCGCTCTGGCTGGAGACCCGCGTGGACGACGCCGGGAACGCGATGGCGAAGCTGGCGATCGAGAACGAGTCCGATCTGGTGCTGGTCGCGGGTGGCGACGGCACGGTCCGGGTGGTGTGCTCGGCGCTCGCGCACACCGGTATCCCGGTCGGGGTGATCCCGGCCGGCACCGGGAACCTGCTGGCGCGCAACCTGCACATCCCGCTCGACCTGGACGACGCGCTGGAGCGGATTCTCGACGGGCGCGACCGGCGGATCGATCTGGTCCGGGTCCACGGTGACGGGCTCGACACCGACCGGTTCGCGGTGATGGCCGGGCTCGGGCTGGACGCGGCGATCATGTCCGACGCCCCGCCGCACCTGAAGAAGCAGATCGGCTGGACCGCGTACCTGGTGTCGGCGGCGAAGAACATCAACCACCCGTCGGTCCGCGTCCAGATCACCATCGACGACGCCGAGACCATCGAACGCCGCGTCCGGACGGTCGTGATCGGCAACGTCGGCATGCTGCAGGCCAACATCCCCCTGCTCCCCGACGCCCGCCCCGACGACGGGCTCCTGGACGTCGTGGTGATCGCCCCGCGGCGCGTGACCCAGTGGCCGATCGTCGTCTGGCGGCTCCTGACCCGCACCAACCGCGCCGACATGTACCTGGAACGCTTCACCGGCCGCAAGGTCGAGATCGTCGCCGCCGTGGACGTCCAACGCCAACTCGACGGCGACCCCATCGGCCCCGGCCGCTCCCTGTCCACCGAAATAGAACCCGGCGCCCTCACCGCCCGAGTCCCCAAACGCCGCTAG